In Bernardetia sp., a genomic segment contains:
- a CDS encoding AAA domain-containing protein, translating into MQKQKLLEIYQRRLTNLSGKNRSLWLPKIYTTSFLDLNELDFLLNKPAFSVVESLISYKKSIPICATSDARDAKTNQISRQLKGIQRKTNSIFEESGAYDLYVGFPFVEGKLHDDTVIRCPLMFFPVRLEISNRKWQLSQRTDAGISFNKTLLLAYSHFNETEISESVLEESFDEFPKNALEFLTYLYNYLEKSEVEINFNQEIFTQKLLPFFSQTKQDASNLFETGKLKLVTQAVLGLFPQAGSYLYQDYEKLIQDEKTPPLEDFFHGDFDDFKSFNNTEFKDEILKNNDSHKTISEEEIFAPFALDASQEEVLKAVKNNNSFVVQGPPGTGKSQLICNLVSDFVAQGKKVLVVCQKRAALDVVQNRLNEIGIADFIALVHDFKQDRKAIYEQILKHIQNLESYEKQNQTLNAIHLERNFLKISREIDSLSSQFEEYRKVFFNEEIYGKSIKELYLNADKKKKYVELSKAADFYFDDECTENIKPSLSFENHGRGKVFISKFRQYLKSYIRLQNHYDKPNYILSERQSFSNFDEENKKEILALFIGIPNFKKNTEAKISKLLGKSVSYEKVKKWAEKIPQWQQAVKELQDKNLWQIFKESRYYEFEKPDWLSNYIDISEQENIAASYANAEKKWLSEKEKDFLSYFSDGGMEKFLERRTLKEANFLIEEYKKQKQNFFRKIWKRLASPKAEKFSKEFLEKYRRKDTIKNLDWLLKKISKRNSYELKMIGMQAVEWVAEPPSSIGLKKNELKKWFVTHRKALDLKLLLVELIEYSRIFLEKDITHQDLSSFLEEFVNILTEIDAEEKYWVKYLTENQIQLLLKKDTSENQSKKLDEIKSTIDSDFDKLVELDTLKSNFTESELKTIEELKNHIQEKNEFNEIEILTLFDNSIQISLINELEKQFPILKTVNSQNWQENEERLKELVAQKQQISADILRLKIKERTYKNIEYNRLGNRTTYRELEHQVKKKRSIWALRKLLSHFSEDIFELLPCWLASPETVSAIFPLVQNFDLVIFDEASQCFAEKGIPALYRGKQSIIAGDEKQLPPHDLYQPRWEEDLEKLEIEESEKQINENPALALEVDSLLDLGKNYLPSFWLNGHYRSRFAELIAFSNYHFYQNKLKIVPDLKMAEEYKDSMPLEYIKVSGVWNKNQNLEEAEKVVELVEKLLQDEKTAKKSIGIITFNAKQQNLIRDLLEENIKAIPESLFIKNIENVQGDERDLIIFSVGYAPNMSGKFRLNFGSLSQAGGENRLNVAISRAREKIFVVSSIFPHQLPVLETHSLGAQLLKKYLSFTYEISEGKSWHQINFDENNSVLTNGQQTIGVESTEQNYFSNLKNIIISTNQNSEIEFSQNTFSVMDLVMLSKTRESEIIAAIYTDDERYFASYSAKEFHVYLPVLLEKKGWKVKFYWSREYFSKNYLTD; encoded by the coding sequence ATGCAAAAACAAAAACTCTTAGAAATCTATCAGCGCAGACTGACTAATCTTTCAGGAAAAAACCGTTCGCTCTGGCTTCCCAAAATCTATACGACTTCATTTTTAGACCTCAATGAATTAGATTTTTTGCTGAATAAGCCTGCTTTTTCAGTTGTTGAGAGTTTGATTTCTTATAAAAAAAGTATTCCCATCTGTGCAACTTCTGATGCTAGAGATGCTAAGACGAATCAAATCAGTAGGCAGTTAAAAGGCATTCAGCGCAAAACCAATTCTATTTTTGAAGAGAGTGGAGCTTATGATTTATATGTTGGTTTTCCGTTTGTAGAGGGAAAGCTGCACGATGATACTGTTATTCGTTGTCCTTTGATGTTTTTTCCTGTTCGCTTAGAAATTTCAAATAGAAAATGGCAACTTTCACAGCGAACAGATGCAGGAATTAGTTTTAATAAAACCCTTTTGCTTGCCTATTCGCATTTCAATGAAACAGAAATTTCAGAGTCTGTACTGGAAGAAAGTTTTGATGAGTTTCCAAAAAATGCGCTAGAGTTTCTTACTTATCTCTACAATTATTTAGAAAAAAGCGAAGTGGAAATTAATTTCAATCAAGAAATCTTCACACAAAAATTATTGCCATTTTTCTCTCAAACAAAGCAAGATGCAAGTAATCTTTTCGAAACAGGAAAACTAAAACTGGTTACTCAAGCTGTTTTGGGACTTTTTCCACAAGCTGGTTCGTATCTTTATCAAGATTATGAAAAACTGATACAAGACGAAAAAACACCTCCTTTAGAAGACTTTTTTCATGGAGATTTTGACGATTTTAAGAGTTTTAATAACACGGAGTTTAAAGATGAAATTTTAAAAAATAATGATTCTCATAAAACTATTTCAGAAGAAGAAATTTTTGCTCCTTTTGCGCTTGATGCCTCACAGGAAGAAGTTTTGAAGGCTGTCAAAAACAATAATTCTTTTGTCGTTCAAGGACCTCCCGGAACTGGAAAATCTCAACTGATTTGTAATTTGGTAAGTGATTTTGTAGCACAAGGAAAGAAAGTATTAGTCGTTTGTCAGAAAAGGGCTGCCTTAGATGTGGTTCAAAATAGGTTGAATGAAATTGGAATTGCTGATTTTATTGCACTTGTTCACGATTTTAAGCAAGATAGAAAAGCTATTTATGAGCAGATTTTGAAGCATATTCAGAATTTGGAAAGTTATGAAAAGCAAAATCAGACGCTTAATGCTATTCATCTAGAGCGTAATTTTTTAAAAATAAGTAGAGAAATAGACAGCCTTTCCAGTCAGTTTGAAGAATATAGAAAAGTCTTTTTTAATGAGGAAATCTATGGAAAATCTATCAAAGAGTTATATTTGAATGCTGATAAAAAGAAAAAATACGTAGAGCTTTCTAAGGCTGCTGATTTTTACTTTGATGATGAGTGTACTGAAAATATTAAACCGTCGTTGAGCTTTGAGAACCATGGGCGAGGTAAGGTATTTATTTCAAAATTTAGGCAATATTTAAAATCTTATATTCGCCTTCAAAATCATTACGACAAACCAAATTATATTTTATCTGAAAGACAGTCGTTTTCAAATTTTGATGAAGAAAACAAGAAAGAAATTCTAGCTCTTTTTATAGGTATTCCCAATTTTAAAAAAAATACTGAAGCCAAAATTTCTAAACTTTTAGGAAAATCTGTTTCTTATGAAAAAGTCAAAAAATGGGCTGAAAAAATTCCTCAGTGGCAGCAAGCTGTAAAAGAATTGCAAGACAAAAACCTTTGGCAAATTTTTAAGGAAAGTCGTTATTACGAGTTTGAAAAACCAGATTGGCTTAGTAATTATATCGATATTTCAGAACAAGAAAATATCGCAGCATCTTATGCCAATGCAGAAAAAAAGTGGCTTTCAGAGAAAGAAAAAGACTTTTTGAGTTACTTTTCAGACGGTGGAATGGAGAAATTTTTGGAACGCCGAACGCTCAAAGAAGCCAATTTTTTAATAGAAGAATACAAAAAGCAAAAGCAGAATTTTTTTAGAAAAATTTGGAAACGATTAGCTTCTCCAAAAGCAGAAAAATTTAGTAAGGAGTTTTTAGAAAAATACAGAAGAAAAGATACAATAAAAAATCTTGATTGGCTACTCAAAAAAATCTCTAAGCGAAATAGCTACGAGCTTAAAATGATTGGAATGCAAGCTGTGGAGTGGGTGGCAGAGCCTCCTTCATCTATTGGTTTGAAAAAAAATGAACTCAAAAAGTGGTTTGTTACCCATAGAAAAGCCTTAGATTTAAAATTGCTTTTGGTAGAGCTGATAGAATATAGCCGAATTTTCTTAGAAAAAGACATTACGCATCAAGATTTAAGCTCTTTTTTGGAAGAGTTTGTAAACATCTTGACAGAAATTGATGCAGAGGAAAAATATTGGGTAAAATACTTAACAGAAAATCAAATTCAATTACTATTAAAAAAGGATACTTCTGAAAATCAAAGTAAAAAGTTAGATGAAATTAAATCTACTATAGATTCAGATTTTGATAAACTGGTAGAACTAGACACGCTAAAAAGCAATTTTACAGAATCAGAGTTAAAAACGATTGAAGAATTAAAAAATCATATTCAAGAAAAGAATGAGTTTAACGAAATAGAAATTCTAACTCTTTTCGATAATTCTATTCAAATTAGTCTGATAAATGAATTGGAGAAACAATTTCCTATTCTAAAGACAGTAAATTCTCAAAACTGGCAGGAAAACGAAGAACGATTGAAAGAATTGGTTGCTCAAAAACAGCAAATTAGTGCTGATATTTTGCGCCTAAAAATCAAGGAAAGAACGTATAAAAACATAGAATATAATCGATTAGGCAATCGAACTACGTATAGAGAATTAGAACATCAAGTCAAGAAAAAACGAAGTATTTGGGCATTGAGAAAACTTCTATCCCATTTTTCAGAAGATATTTTTGAGCTTCTGCCTTGTTGGCTTGCTTCTCCAGAGACAGTTTCAGCTATTTTTCCACTCGTTCAGAATTTTGATTTAGTAATTTTTGATGAGGCCTCTCAATGCTTTGCTGAAAAAGGTATTCCTGCGCTTTATCGTGGCAAACAAAGTATTATTGCAGGCGATGAGAAACAGCTTCCTCCACACGATTTGTACCAGCCACGTTGGGAGGAAGATTTGGAAAAGTTAGAGATTGAAGAGTCGGAAAAGCAAATCAATGAAAATCCTGCACTCGCTTTAGAAGTAGATTCGCTTTTAGATTTGGGTAAAAATTATTTGCCTTCTTTTTGGCTCAACGGACATTATCGCAGCCGTTTTGCCGAACTGATAGCCTTTTCAAATTATCATTTCTATCAAAATAAACTCAAAATTGTTCCAGATTTAAAAATGGCAGAGGAATATAAAGACTCTATGCCTTTGGAATATATAAAAGTAAGTGGAGTTTGGAATAAAAATCAAAACCTAGAAGAAGCTGAAAAAGTGGTAGAGCTTGTCGAAAAGTTGCTACAAGATGAAAAAACAGCTAAAAAATCTATTGGAATAATTACGTTTAATGCCAAACAGCAAAATTTGATTCGTGATTTGTTGGAAGAAAATATTAAAGCTATTCCAGAAAGTCTGTTTATTAAAAACATTGAAAACGTACAAGGAGACGAGCGAGATTTGATTATTTTTTCAGTGGGTTATGCGCCAAATATGAGTGGGAAGTTTCGTCTCAATTTTGGTTCGCTCAGCCAAGCAGGAGGAGAAAACCGTTTGAATGTGGCTATTTCTAGGGCTAGAGAAAAGATTTTTGTAGTGAGCAGTATTTTTCCACATCAGTTGCCTGTTTTGGAAACGCATAGCTTAGGCGCACAGCTTTTGAAAAAATACCTTTCTTTTACTTATGAAATTTCGGAAGGAAAAAGCTGGCATCAAATCAATTTTGATGAAAATAATTCTGTTCTCACAAACGGACAGCAAACAATAGGAGTAGAAAGTACAGAACAAAACTATTTTTCAAATCTTAAAAACATCATTATTTCTACTAATCAAAATTCAGAAATAGAATTTTCTCAAAACACGTTTTCCGTAATGGATTTGGTTATGCTTTCTAAAACTAGAGAAAGTGAAATTATAGCAGCTATTTACACCGATGATGAGCGTTATTTTGCTTCTTATTCTGCAAAAGAGTTTCACGTTTATTTACCTGTTTTGCTAGAAAAAAAGGGCTGGAAAGTGAAGTTTTATTGGTCTAGGGAGTATTTTTCAAAAAACTACTTGACTGATTAG
- a CDS encoding MBL fold metallo-hydrolase: METTTTKFTVQNVENKHPFRQWLEWQIPNTHWTIKGYSRSGDKTFFYIPQLDICLDAALAEGNQAKNVFVTHTHNDHIADIEYLSSKRDVEIYLPKSSVQYLENYILARRELNHSAPYNPALRGNCTVKGVEKNDNIFFGKHDNYKVEVAECFHSIDCVGYGFSEKTRRLKPKYEKLKNQYLENNQMRDFGKMLAEKKKTEEVEEWVYEPKFAFLGDTTEKVFSENNFLSNYPVIFTECTFLTDEHFDYAAERGHSHWNNLKSIIKENPNTVFVLIHFSLRYSDAEIISFFEEELEKNNISNVKIWASESSLLPPQHQKS, from the coding sequence ATGGAAACTACTACCACAAAATTTACAGTTCAGAATGTAGAGAACAAACATCCGTTTAGACAATGGCTAGAATGGCAAATCCCCAATACGCATTGGACAATAAAAGGCTATTCAAGAAGTGGAGACAAGACTTTTTTCTATATTCCACAATTAGATATTTGCTTAGATGCAGCTTTGGCAGAAGGAAATCAAGCTAAAAATGTCTTTGTTACACACACTCACAATGACCATATTGCAGATATTGAGTATTTGTCTAGCAAGCGAGATGTAGAAATTTATCTTCCCAAATCTTCTGTACAATACTTAGAAAACTATATTTTGGCTCGCAGAGAACTAAATCATTCTGCTCCTTACAATCCAGCACTTAGAGGAAACTGTACGGTAAAAGGTGTAGAAAAAAATGATAATATTTTCTTTGGAAAACACGACAATTATAAGGTAGAAGTAGCTGAGTGTTTTCATTCTATTGATTGTGTAGGTTATGGTTTTTCTGAAAAAACTCGCCGTTTGAAACCTAAATATGAAAAGCTAAAAAATCAATATTTAGAAAATAATCAGATGCGAGACTTTGGAAAGATGTTGGCAGAAAAAAAGAAAACCGAAGAAGTAGAAGAGTGGGTATATGAGCCTAAATTTGCTTTCTTGGGAGATACCACAGAAAAAGTGTTTTCAGAGAATAACTTTTTATCTAATTACCCTGTCATTTTCACTGAGTGTACTTTCCTCACAGATGAGCATTTTGACTATGCAGCCGAAAGAGGGCATTCGCATTGGAATAACCTAAAATCCATAATTAAAGAAAATCCGAATACAGTTTTTGTATTGATTCATTTTAGTTTGCGCTATTCTGACGCTGAAATAATTTCCTTTTTTGAAGAAGAATTAGAGAAAAACAATATTTCAAATGTCAAGATTTGGGCATCTGAAAGCTCTTTACTTCCTCCACAGCATCAAAAAAGTTAA
- a CDS encoding CvpA family protein encodes MLNLLLELGAADKSFWDYSFKVGDVILLLLLGFGAYQGYLKGIIVELLSLFLLIFIVYWVMTGTYLGFNSIQNNDGISSFSRTTTPFLTFFIITILLALLMELLANLGRRFLRFTLFGSADSFLGGVFSLIKYCFVIGLIMVLCVDIGLFTEKEIRDKSLLMPLVMDVFSYIVYVLDGIGVDIKPLLEGIQNLLRRG; translated from the coding sequence ATGTTAAATCTTTTATTAGAACTCGGTGCTGCCGATAAATCATTTTGGGATTATTCTTTTAAAGTTGGAGATGTAATTCTGCTACTATTACTTGGTTTTGGTGCTTATCAAGGGTACTTGAAGGGAATCATTGTAGAGCTGTTATCATTATTCCTTCTTATTTTTATTGTTTATTGGGTAATGACAGGAACATATTTAGGCTTCAACTCTATCCAAAATAATGATGGAATAAGTAGTTTTTCAAGAACAACCACACCTTTTCTAACCTTTTTTATAATTACGATTCTACTTGCTCTTCTTATGGAGCTTTTGGCTAATCTTGGTAGGAGATTTTTGCGATTTACACTTTTTGGTTCGGCAGATTCATTTTTAGGAGGTGTTTTTAGTTTGATAAAATATTGCTTTGTTATTGGACTTATAATGGTACTTTGTGTTGATATTGGATTGTTTACAGAAAAGGAAATTAGGGATAAGTCCTTACTAATGCCTTTAGTAATGGATGTTTTTTCTTATATTGTGTACGTTTTAGATGGCATAGGGGTAGACATAAAACCATTATTAGAAGGAATACAAAATTTACTTAGAAGAGGTTAA